GAGCTACACGCCCTTGCACTGCTAATAAACGCAGTCACAATATCAAGATTATAGCATAAATATAGCTTTTTTATGCTTTTTAGCAAAGTGTTTTTGGTTGTGATCATTCAATTCAGTGAATATTTATCTAAAAAAAACAACTGATAACTGATAACAGTTAAAGATAATTCATCGGGTCTACGGGTGTACCATTTTTGCGAACTTCAAAGTGCAGGTGGGGGCCTGTAGATAAACCTGTGGAACCAACAGCAGCGATCGCTTGTCCGCGTTTTACTGTTTGCCCTTCGGAAACATATAATTCACTAGTATGTCCGTAAAGTGTAGTTAGACCGTTGCCGTGGTCAATAATTACAGCTTTACCATAACCACCGTACCAACCTGCAAAAATGACTGTACCTGAGTCGGCGGCTCTAATTGTACTGCCGTAGCTGGCAGCAAAATCTTGACCCGCATGAAAGCGGCGATAACCGAGAATAGGATGTACTCGCCAACCAAAGGGACTACTGGTAGGTGCATCGGTAGGATATGCAAACATACCTGTACCACGAATGATGACACTGTTGCGGCTGTTTGTCTTAGTTCTTGCTTCCGCCTCTGCTATCTTTTGTTGAATTAAAGTTGTAATTGCCTGGGAGTCTTTCTCTAACTGGGTTTGTGCTGCTTCTAATGCCAAGCGATCGCTATTGAGACGCCCAATTAATTCCTGCTGTAAGTCTGCTTGGGTTTGATAATCTGCTTTTTGGGCAAGTAATTGCTGTCTCATCAGTGCTATTTCGTTTTTTTGCTGTTCTACTGCTATTTTTTGGTTATTGATCTCGTTGGCTTGGGTTGTCAGCTTAACTAAAATTTGCTGGTCTGCCTGATAAACTAACTTTAGATAACGACGCTGACTCATAAAGTCGCTGAGATTTTGACTTTGCAGCAAAACTGCCCACCCTTGAGTTACTGGCGAACGTTGGAGAAAGCGTAGTCGGGAAATCGTTGCTGCTTGTCGTTGTTGATAAGTAACTTCTTTGGCTGCTAAATCTGCTTGTAGCTGCTGCAAGCGTTGTGTTGCTAGCTTGAGACGTAATTCACTATCTTGAATTTGCGTGTCAGTAGTTTTCAGGTTTTGCTGTAAGCCGTTCAGCCGTTCTTGGGCTGCTTGTTGTAAATTAGTTAAGCGATTGCGTTCTTGTTTGACACTTTGATGCTGTTGGTTGATTTGCTGTTGCTGCTGCTGCAAATTTGTAATTGCATCAGATGTCGTTAGTGATGCGTTAGTTGGCAATCCTAGTAAGATGCATAAAATTCCACAAAATGCAAGACAAATAAAATCATAAATTCTCTTTTTTTCTAGAAATAGCGCTCTCATGTTGTTAAATAGAGACAAGCGATCGCTCAAAACATCATGAGTAGTGTTCCCAAAAATTTGTTAGGTGTAACGGGGGATTAGGGAATAGCTACGGCGACAGACGCGATTGAATGAAAGCATAACCACGATCAAACCTTGGTATCATCCTGCAATTCAAGCTGTTAAGTTCATCAACAATGTCCCGGACTGTCAAAATCTTTGGAGTTTCGATTGAGAAAACATGCTGCTGTGGGTGAATGTTGTCGCAGATGGGTGATGACTGATTATCTATTGTTCTGACCCAGGATACTTTTAGTGAACTATTATCTCAACCATACTACTGTCGCCGTTGGTGTTGTCGATAAGCAACTTCTTGGGTTACTAAATCTTGTTTGTAGTTGCTTTAGGCGTTTTGTTACGGGGCATCCCAAATGTTTGAGTGTATTTTTAAACGCAGAGGATCACAGAGGTTAACGCAAAGGAACGCAGAGTGTTGAGCAGAGTTACCCTAGTTTTGTATTGAGAAAAATTTAGGATTACAAAAAAAGGGCATTACTGTTGTAGATCTGCATCATCAATGACTCTCCGTTTTGGTTGTATTGCTGCTTTTTGGATACAAAAGTGAACTTCTGTTAAATTGAAATTCATGTATGAAAGCAACGCATATATGAAGACAACGATACCAAACATCTCGCAGAACTCTTCAACAGCTGTAATCATTGCATAGGTCATATTCTCAAAACTGTAAAGTTCCTCATGGCGTCCGGCAAACATTTCCACGCCAATTGCACCACTCACGAAGATAGTACCAGCAACAAAAAATAAAAGTCTTATCTTTCTTGGAAGATGAGCCAAAAATTTTAAATATGACAGCAAAAAGAAAAGTGTAAGGGGAATGGCAACAGCAATCCAACCGTAGTAAAGAAAACCTGTTCTAGTGATGCTTGAGCCTAATATTCTGTCTGCATTTTCATGAATCATCGCTACTTCGTCTATAGATAGATACAAAAAAATAGCTGATAAAACTTTTCAATGGAGGATGTAGCGAGTACGAGCTATCTTTTTATATGTAGCAATCAATGCCAACAGGAGCAAACAAATATAGTAGTGTAATGGATGAGTACCATGTAGGAATGTTAGAATCCTCACCCACATTGAACAACCTTACTAATCTAAAAAGATTACCATGACCGAGAACATACCTGGAAAATTGTCCAGCTAGGCTGACAATACTTAAACAGATAACTATGATGGTTAAGACTAAGGCAACCTTTTTAGGAGAAATAGATACTGTCAATTTTACTACCATTATGCTCTTAAAATTGAAATTACAAAAGTAATTTTATTTACTAGTATTCTATATTTAAGCATGAGTTAATATTTTTTTTACCTAGATTTAACTTTAATAGCAGCTTTAAGTCCTCATACCCAGACATATGAATTATTTCAAAAGCTTGACATTGAGTAGAGACTTGTTTTAATAAAATAAAAGGAGCAATATTTAAACTTTTTGCATCATCATGTCAGTAAACGTCTGCCTAACAACAACTACCGCTACTACTACCAACTCAGGAGGGTTGTGAGGCGATCGCGTTGACTTGAAATTCGATAGAACTCCATCTACCCTCCAGGTAATACCCAGGAGGGTTTTAAGTTGTTATTGTAATCCAAATTAGGAAAAACAAATGTTCATTTATCAATTTATTCACCTCACTACCACTACCACCACCACAATCGCGCCTGGAGGGATGTGAGGAGAATTGCTGCTTGGCAAATTGAAACTCAAACGCCCCTCTAGGTCGAACCTAGAGGGTTTTTTATTAGCAAAAAACATGATTTACAGGAGATACAACCATGTCTGATCATCGAGAACTAGCAAAAGCAATGAGATCTATTTCACTTTGAAGAACATAGTCCGGGGATGGTGTTTTGGCATCCAATCGGGTTAAAGTTATTGCGGCTGATTGAAGACTTTATGCGACAGATTTACCAAGATCATGGCTTTGAGGAAGTGCGATCGCCAGTAGCCTTGAATCGATCGCTTTGGGAACTTTCTGGACACTAGCAAAAGTTCCGTCAAAATATGTTTGTTGTGGGTAGTTCGAATGCAGAAGAAGAACCAGATTATGCATTGAAACCAATGTCATGTCCCGCACACATCGCGATCTACAAATCCCACAAGCGGAGTTATCGAGAAATACCGATGCGATTGATGGAATTTGGTATGGCTCATCGCAACGAACCTTCGGGAACGCTATCTGGCTGTATGCGTTTGCGCTAGTTTGTCCAAGATGATGCCTATATCTTTTGCCCTGAAGCCGATATCAGAAGTGAGATTGGCAATTTTCTCAGGATGGTGAAACAGGTTTATGCAGTCTTTGGATATAATAACTTTTCCATTCGGATTGCTTTGCGACCAGAACAACGTCTTGGCTCAGATGAACAATGGGATCGGGCTGAATTTGCCTTAATTGAAGCCGTTCAAGCGCTGGGTTACGCTTATGAATTAGCGCCAGGTGAAGGCTCTTTTTATAGTCCCAAGATTGAAATCAGTATGCAAGATCATCTAGGAAGATTGTGGCAATGTGGTACGATTCAAGTTGATTTGAACTTTCCTCAACTTTTTGATTTGTCCTTTATTAATCAAAAAGGAGATTTAGAGCAGGTAGTGGATATTGCACCAAGCAATTTTAGGTTCTTTAGAACGCTGGATTGGCATTTTGTTGGAAAATCACAATGGAGTTTTACCACTGTGGGTTGCTCCTGTGCAAATAGCTGTGGCTTCAGTTTCTGAAAAATCTGCGAATTGGGCAGAAGTGATTTTTAGAAGGTTGAAACAGATCGGGGCAAGAGTAGAATTGCATGTGAGCGATCGCACGATTGCCAAAAAGATTCGAGAACTATCTGCGCGTAAGATTCCACTGATTGCAGTTGTTGGCGAAAAAGAAGTAATGAATCAATCTCTCAACTTGCGTCGTTTGGGAATTTCTGGACAGCAAGAGATTCAGCTTGCTGAGTTAGAAGTTGAATTTTGTTCGCTACACACTGAACCAAAATTCCAGCTATGCCAGCATTAGTTTAAAGATAAGTAACTAGACGCAAATAAACACAACTACTTTGACTGGGTGTATCAGGATGGGGTAAGCTCATAAATCTGCCTCTTTACCTCACACCCAGCCTTCTTCAGTCAGCTTTGTTAGAAGCTCTAGTTCTTATATCGTTATCTCTTCCCCATCTTCAAGATAGTCAATCACGGGAAAATCCCACAACCTTTGCATGAAAATATGACTTTTCCTACACCCCTACACCCTTAAACCCCCACACCCATTTTCAAGTCAGAGGATTTCTCAAGTTAATACGAGGTTTTTATGAGTATAGGCAGAGCCATTCTTTTGATTGCTCTGGTTTTTCCAGGCTTGATGGTAGTAGCAACATCAATCTACGCATACAATGCTGATTACGCAACAATGGAAAGAACCGAAAGGTATGTCGAACAACTAGCAAGGCAAAGAAGAGCAGATGATAGACAATTACAATTAGCCTATCATCGGAGTATGGTTCATCGCATGAATGCTTTTACTAATGGCACATGGGGTTTTATCGGTGCGACGATCGCAGCCATTGGTATACATGGATTAGCAATTACCAAAGAGGACTATATTCAAGACCAAAAAAGATCAAGTTAGTAGATAGTAGGTAGTAGTTAATCACCACTAACAACTAACCACTAACCACTAACTTATGATCAATAAACCTTTTGAGGTCAGCTAAAGCGCGATCGCGATAACGTCCGTAGCGCTCTTGTTTATTTTTGATTTTCTCTCCTAATTCTGGCAAAATCCCAAAGTTGGGTGGCATGGGTTGAAAATGCTTGGGTGAAGCCGAACTAATAAATTCAAACAGCGCTCCCATCATTGTTGTTGATGGTAGGGTTAACGGTTCTTTCCCTAAAGCGATGCGTGCGGCGTTTGTACCAGCTAACCATCCATCAGCAGCAGCAGCAGTGTAGCCTTCAGTACCAATTAACTGCCCAGCGCCTAACAATGTGGGACGATTTTTGAATTGTAAGGTGGATAGCATCAGCTGGGGAGCATTAATAAAGGTGTTACGGTGCATCACCCCCAGCCGTACAAACTCAGCATTTTCTAAGCCGGGAATCATGCGGAATACGCGCTTTTGTTCACCCCAGCGCAAGTTAGTTTGGAATCCTACCATATTCCAAAGTTGCCCGGCTTTGTCTTCTTGTCGTAGCTGCACTACAGCATAGGATCTTTCACCTGTGCGACTATCTGACAATCCTACTGGCTTTAAAGGCCCGTAGCGCATTGTATCTTCTCCTCGCCGTGCGAGTTCTTCTATGGGTAGACAAGCTTCAAAAAATTTCGCTGTTTCTTGCTCAAAGTCCTTTAATTCTGTTTGTTCGGCGTTACGCAGTTCTTGCCAAAACTGAAGATACTGCTCTTTGTTCATCGGACAGTTGAGATAAGCGGCTTCGCCTTTGTCGTAGCGAGAGGCGAGAAAAGCAATGTCATGGTTGATTGTTTCACCCACAACAATTGGACTGGCAGCATCAAAAAAGCTGAGATATTCCATCCCCGTGAAGCGGCGTAAATCTTCAGCTAAGTCAGGGCTGGTTAAAGGGCCTGTCGCTAAAACAACAATACCTTCCGGTATAGCACGTATTTCTTCTCGACGCAATTTAATCAAAGGATGTTGAGAGAGGGTTTGTGTCAAATCTTGGCTAAATTGCCCCCGATCAACTGCTAGCGCTCCCCCGGCAGGAACTTGGTGTTCATCAGCTTTGCCAATAACAATCGATTTTAATTGGCGCAGTTCTTCGTGTAATAAACCAGCAGCGCGATCGCTTGCCATTGCTCCAAAGGAATTGCTACAAACTAATTCCGCTAAGTGTTCTGTGTGGTGAGCAGGACTGAAGCGTTGGGGGCGCATTTCATAGAGAATTACTGGTACTCCCGCCTGGGCAATTTGCCAAGCTGCTTCTGTTCCAGCGAGTCCACCTCCTATAACTGTGATCGGTTGCTTTTCCATAATTCAGCGCTGCAATAAAAATTTTTAGAGATTAGTGAGTGGTTAAATGATGAATGATAAATTCTTTGCCTTTCTCTTGTCCATGCTGATATAAAACAGCTAACCCTTCAACAGTAGCATTTATAAAATTGACTTCAAACTCTTTGGGGTCTATATCTGGTTTAATGACGCGGATATTCACACCTTGGTAGTTATGAGGTGAACAACTAGCTAATATCAAGTTCGGCTAATTGCTTACGCCTAAAGAACAAGCGAGCGCCAATTTTTTAATATTTTACTCGACATATTTCTTTGCTACTGTAAACGATTTACTCGGCTCATTTCACGTTGCTTTAATTTCACAAAAACCCGCTTAAATTGCTCAAATTCTTCTTGGCTGAGTTCTGTCTTTTGCCATGCTGGACGTTGCATTAAGCGCTCGAACCAATCATTTAAATTAGGATAATTACTAAAATTGATACCTAATTTAGGTAATAAAGATATATCTGTACCAACGACAATATCTGCCAAGGTTAACTGTTCCCCACCAAAGAAAGAGTTATTACCTAAAGTTGTCATCAAAAATTTTAATACTGTATTTAGATGTTGTTTTGTTTGGATAAATTTTGGTGAGTCTTCATTTTCAAACATCAAAGTAATCATTTTTGGCAATAGTTCATTTGTAGACACCATTTGCACCATTTTTACAGTTGCTAATAGTTCAGGTTCTTTTGGTAACAGTGCAGGTTGAGGATATTTTGCTTCTAAATAATCTAAAATCACCAGCGATTCTAACACTCGAAAATTATCATCAACTATGACTGGAACGTGATGAAAGGGGTTGAGTTCTAAATATTCTGGTTGTAATTGATCACCATCTAATTTCATTAAAATCGGCTCAAAATAAATTTCTTTTTCCAGTAGAGTCCGCCATACACGACGAGTCATTGGCGACCGCGGATTATAGTAAAACTTGAGCATAGTCTATTTCTCTTCAAAAAAGAGAACACAGACCTTTTGGTCTGAAAACACATAAAAAAACTAAATATTTAAATGTTTTGATTAACCTCTTTATACTCAAAATATTTCTGCTGTAATTCTTCGGTAATGCGAAAAAACAAAACCTACATTCGCAATTGACTTTCC
Above is a genomic segment from Fischerella sp. JS2 containing:
- a CDS encoding murein hydrolase activator EnvC family protein; translation: MRALFLEKKRIYDFICLAFCGILCILLGLPTNASLTTSDAITNLQQQQQQINQQHQSVKQERNRLTNLQQAAQERLNGLQQNLKTTDTQIQDSELRLKLATQRLQQLQADLAAKEVTYQQRQAATISRLRFLQRSPVTQGWAVLLQSQNLSDFMSQRRYLKLVYQADQQILVKLTTQANEINNQKIAVEQQKNEIALMRQQLLAQKADYQTQADLQQELIGRLNSDRLALEAAQTQLEKDSQAITTLIQQKIAEAEARTKTNSRNSVIIRGTGMFAYPTDAPTSSPFGWRVHPILGYRRFHAGQDFAASYGSTIRAADSGTVIFAGWYGGYGKAVIIDHGNGLTTLYGHTSELYVSEGQTVKRGQAIAAVGSTGLSTGPHLHFEVRKNGTPVDPMNYL
- a CDS encoding His/Gly/Thr/Pro-type tRNA ligase C-terminal domain-containing protein, whose amino-acid sequence is MASVSEKSANWAEVIFRRLKQIGARVELHVSDRTIAKKIRELSARKIPLIAVVGEKEVMNQSLNLRRLGISGQQEIQLAELEVEFCSLHTEPKFQLCQH
- the trmFO gene encoding FADH(2)-oxidizing methylenetetrahydrofolate--tRNA-(uracil(54)-C(5))-methyltransferase TrmFO, whose protein sequence is MEKQPITVIGGGLAGTEAAWQIAQAGVPVILYEMRPQRFSPAHHTEHLAELVCSNSFGAMASDRAAGLLHEELRQLKSIVIGKADEHQVPAGGALAVDRGQFSQDLTQTLSQHPLIKLRREEIRAIPEGIVVLATGPLTSPDLAEDLRRFTGMEYLSFFDAASPIVVGETINHDIAFLASRYDKGEAAYLNCPMNKEQYLQFWQELRNAEQTELKDFEQETAKFFEACLPIEELARRGEDTMRYGPLKPVGLSDSRTGERSYAVVQLRQEDKAGQLWNMVGFQTNLRWGEQKRVFRMIPGLENAEFVRLGVMHRNTFINAPQLMLSTLQFKNRPTLLGAGQLIGTEGYTAAAADGWLAGTNAARIALGKEPLTLPSTTMMGALFEFISSASPKHFQPMPPNFGILPELGEKIKNKQERYGRYRDRALADLKRFIDHKLVVSG
- a CDS encoding glutathione S-transferase family protein, whose amino-acid sequence is MLKFYYNPRSPMTRRVWRTLLEKEIYFEPILMKLDGDQLQPEYLELNPFHHVPVIVDDNFRVLESLVILDYLEAKYPQPALLPKEPELLATVKMVQMVSTNELLPKMITLMFENEDSPKFIQTKQHLNTVLKFLMTTLGNNSFFGGEQLTLADIVVGTDISLLPKLGINFSNYPNLNDWFERLMQRPAWQKTELSQEEFEQFKRVFVKLKQREMSRVNRLQ